The window AGCGCTCGGCCACTGGCTCGACGCTCGCCCCCGGAGCCCCCTTGATGCTTGATTACATCCGCGACGGTCAGGAGATCTATCGCAACTCCTTCGCGATCATTCGCGCCGAAGCCAACCTGGCGCGCATTCCGGCCGACTTGGAAAAACTCGCGGTGCGGGTGATTCACGCCTGCGGCATGGTCGAGGCCGTCGATGGCCTGCAGTTTTCCGAGGGCGCCGGCACGGCGGGACGCCAGGCGCTGGCCGCCGGTGCGCCGATCCTGTGCGATGCGCGGATGGTCAGCGAAGGCGTGACCCGGGCTCGCCTGCCAGCGAACAATCCGGTGATCTGTACCTTGCGCGACGAGAGCGTGCCGGCGTTGGCCCTTGAATTGGGCAACACCCGTTCGGCGGCCGCCCTGGAGCTTTGGCGTCCGCATCTGGAAGGCAGTGTCGTGGTGATCGGCAACGCGCCGACCGCGCTGTTCTACCTGTTGGAAATGCTCGATGCCGGCGCGCCGAAACCGGCACTGATCCTGGGCTTCCCGGTGGGCTTCGTCGGGGCCGCCGAGTCCAAGGCGATGCTGGCAGCCAACAGCCGTGGCGTGCCGTTCGTGATCATGCAAGGCCGGCTCGGCGGCAGCGCCATGGCCGCCGCCGCCGTCAACGCCCTCGCTACGGAGATTGAATGATGCAGCAGCCTGGACGTCTGATCGGCCTCGGCGTAGGCCCCGGTGACCCGGAACTGATTACGGTCAAGGCCCTGCGCCTGCTGCGCGAATCGCCGGTGGTGGCGTACTTTGTCGCCAAGGGCAAGAAGGGCAACGCTTTCGGCATCATCGAGGCGCATTTGCAGGAGGCGCAGACGTTGCTGCCGCTGGTCTATCCGGTGACTACCGAAGCGCTGCCGGCCCCGCTGTCCTATGAACAGGTCATCGCCGACTTCTACGACACCGCTGCCGAGCAGTTGGCCGTGCATCTGGATGCCGGTCGTGATGTGGCGGTGATCTGCGAGGGTGATCCATTCTTCTACGGCTCCTACATGTACCTGCACGATCGCCTGGCCGAGCGCTATGACGCCGACGTGATTCCTGGCGTGTGCTCGATGCTCGGTGGCGCCTCGGTGCTGGGTGCGCCGCTGGTCTATCGCAACCAGAGCCTGTCGGTGCTCTCCGGCGTCTTGCCCCACGACGATCTCAAACGTCGCCTGGCCGACGCCGATGCGGCGGTCATCATGAAGCTGGGGCGTAACTTCCCCAAGGTCCGGCAGGTGCTCCAGGAACTGGGCCTGGACGGTCGGGCGTTGTACGTCGAGCGGGCAACCATGGCCAACCAGAAGATCGTGCCGCTGGATGAAGTCGAGCCGATGTCCTCGCCGTACTTCTCGCTGATCATCGTGCCCGGCGAACGGTGGCAGGGTTGATGACTTCCAAAGTGCCGGCCATTGTCATCCTCGGCCCGGGCAGTCTCGCCACCGCCCGGCGGATCCAGCAGCGCTACCCTGACGCCCTGATTCATGGCCTGAGCGGACGGGTTGAGGGCGTGGATCGTCCCTACCACGAGTTCGGCGCGACGTTGCGCGAGCTCTACCAACAGGACACGCCGATCATCGCCCTGTGCGCGGCCGGCATCGTCATCCGCACGCTGGCGCCGCTGCTGCTGGAAAAAGGCGTCGAGCCGCCGGTGCTGGCGGTGGCCGAGGACGGCAGCGCGGTGGTGCCGCTGCTTGGCGGGCTGGGCGGGGTCAATGTCATGGCCCGTGATATCGCCACAGCACTGCAAGTCACCCCGGCGATCACCACCAGCGGTGAATTGCGTTTTGGCACTTGCCTGCTCAATCCGCCGAGTGGCTACAGCCTCGGCGATCTGGAGCAAGGTAAGCGTTTTGTCTCCGATCTGCTGGCAGGTGAATCGGTGCGCATCGAAGGCGCCGCGCCGTGGCTGGCTCAGGCGCAGTTACCCGAGGATGAACGGGCACGGTTGGCGATCCGTATCGACAGTGCTGCGGGTACACCGGCGGCGGATGAGCTGCGTATTTATCCGCGCAATGTGCTGGTGGCGTTGAGTGCAGGGGCGTCGGCGGACATCGGCGCGATACTGGAGCAGGCCGGCCTCGCGCCGCAGTCGCTGGCGTGCCTGTTGGCGGCGGACAGCGACATGGCCCGTCCTGAGCTGCACGAAACGGCATCGGCCTTGGGTGTGCCGCTGCGTTTTGCCGCAACCAATGGCAACCTCGAAACAGGGTTGAGCGATGCCCTCGGCCAACCGGCATCGCTACAGGTCATGGGCAGCCATGCCATCGCCGTGGCCGAGCAGCCCCTCGACCCCGAACAGATCGGCCGCCCGCGCGGGCGTCTTGCCGTGATCGGCCTTGGCCCCGGCGCTGCCGAGTTGATGGTGCCGGCCGTGCGCGCCGAACTCGACCGTGCCACCGATGTGCTGGGCTACGAAACCTACGTGCGCATGGCCGGTCCCTTCCGGCCCGATCAGGTGCAGCACTGCACCGACAACCGCGAGGAAATGCAGCGTGCCCGTCATGCCTTCGAGCTGGCAGCCCAAGGGCGATCCGTGGTGGTGGTGTCGTCCGGCGATCCAGGCGTGTTCGCCATGGCCGCCGCGGTGCTCGAAGCGCTGCACGAGTCGACGGATGCCCATTGGCATAGCGTCGACCTGCAAATCCTTCCGGGCGTCTCGGCTTCCCTCGCCACCGCCGCCCAGGCCGGTGCGCCGCTGGGTCATGATTTTTGCGTGATGTCGCTGTCGGACAATCTCAAACCGTGGTCGATCATCGAGAAACGCCTGGATCTGGCGGCTGAAGCAGACCTGGCCCTGGCGTTCTACAACCCGATCTCCCGTTCCCGACCGTGGCAGCTGGGGCGAGCGCTGGAGATCGTTGCGCAACATCGCACGCCGCACACGCCGGTGGTGTTGGGGCGTGATATCGGTCGTCCGGGCCAGACCCTACGGGTCACGACATTGGGACAGTTGACCCCGGACCAGGTGGACATGCGCACCATGGTGCTGATCGGTTCCTCCACCACGTGTGTATTCCCGCGCGCCGAAGGGGGCGACTGGGTGTACACGCCGCGTTGGTATGGCAGCAAACCGCTCTGATAAAACCCGGCGGCCCGCCTGGGCCGCCTCTATCTGACTTCGTCATGTTCGAGACTTCGTGGGTACAGGACGTCCCGCTGTTTGACGCTGTAGACGTCGCGAATACCTGTTTGTTTGAATAATGAAATAAATATTCGATGCGCGAGCGCTAAGTCATTGTGTTCGGAAACTTATTGAATTCCTTGTGAGTTGAACAACGTTCGAAGTGTGGGCTATGTTTGCTTCCGCTTTGAAATTGATTGGGACTGTAAAGTGCTGTTTGCGGCCTGAGTGAACGCTGTTGTTGGGGCGCACTGGGGATGGCTGCTACTTATCTATTGCAGGAGAGAGCGCGCAACTTCTCCTGACAAGATTATTTCTTTGGATGACTTGATGCAGAGGCTGCCCGAGTGCTTGGAAGCGCTTGTCGGCGGTCATCGTGCAAGGCTGTCCTGTTATATACGATAAATGGAAGTATTGTTTATGAGTGAACCTGAGCGTTCATCGGCGGATGACTACGTCGATTTTGTGAGTTTGTTGAAACTAAAGGATCTTGAACAGGCCTTAATACCGTACAAGGGTTCGGAACAATATGATTCGGTGCTTCGGTATTACTTTGGTTGTATTGCCCTGTTGGATTCTGCGCGCATGTTGGAACCGTTGGGGCTGCTCAAGCAGGCGGTGGGAACCTTGCAGGGAAACAGCCGGCGCCGTCGTGCGCCGGAGCCGCTGAGCACCGATGGCGCCGGGCCTGCGAACCTGGCGCAGATACAAAACAAAATCGAGGGTTTCGAAGCGCGCCTGCACAACAGCTTCGAGCAGTTGAAACTACCCGCTACCGAAGTGCCGAAAAACCTGCATTTTGTCTGGCTTGGGGGCGGCGTCGGGGCGATTCAGCGTGATTACATCAATATCTGGAAAAAGGTGATGGGCCCGCAGGGCTATCGCCTCAGTCTCTGGTATGACAGCGACGCGCTGCTGGCCTATGAGACCAACCGGATCATTGTCGAAGCCGCGAAGGCCGATGCCATGCTCAATGGCGGGCAGGCCAGTGTCGATCCGTTGGAGTTGGGCGACCGTTATGAAGAACGCGCCATCGTCCTGAAGCAGCAGATGTATGCGCATATCACCAAGGTTGTGAAGAACGGCGGCAGTGCCGATGAGGCTCGAATCGATCTGCTGGTTCGCGCCTACGGCCAGGATAAGGCGCGGCTCAATACCCTGATGAACGATAACCGCCTCAGCCTCACGGCCTTGGCTGAGGGTTGCCTGAGCCTGCGCGACGTTGCCGCCGGTCAAGCACCCCTTCACTTGCGGGATATCTACGAGCGCGAGATCAGTCTGCGTGGCATGTTTGCCGGGGGCTCCGACATTGTGCGTGTCGAAGCCCTGTTCGCCGAAGGGGGCAGCTATGTCGATATCGATCACCTGCCGCCCTTGCTGGAGAAACTGGGGGAGGTGGACATTCGTGAGTTCAAGACCGACGCGCGCCTGGGGGTGTTGCAGTTGTTGCTTGATCGAAACCCGGATTGGATGCCCGGCCGTCAGGCATTGCGCAGCCAGTACACGGATTATCTCCACGCGATCCCGTCGCAGCATCGCGATGCGCTGGAGCGGTTCGCTAAAAGCCAGCCCGAGTTGAACCGCGTTTTTCGCCCGCCGGTGGAGCGTCTGGCGCGTCCGTACGAGCTGCGCGCCGTTGCCGCGCGAAACTCGTTGAGCAACGCTTTTTTGATGGGCCACCCTGGGGCGGCGATGCTCAAAACCGTGCTCGAGCGTTTCAGGCTCAACTATGAAATCGTCGATGCCACCGCGCGCCTGGCCGATGAGCAAAACGTTGCCCTTACCGATGCCCAGAGCATGATCGGCCTTGCGCGTCAGGCCGCAACGCAGGTTTTCGGTGCGTTTCACGAACTGTCGCCGGAAGCGGAAATGGCCGCGGCGTTTCTGGTGGAGGCGGCCGCCACTTACTACAGCGACGGTATCCGCCCCCAGAGCGAAGTGACGATCTACCTGACCGGCCCAGCCGCCATGCGCGAGGGGATGGCCGATTACCACCGGGCGCATTTCACCCCGCGAACCGCCGAGCAGTGGCGCGCGGAGGCGGCCATCGCCGCCGTCGGCAGCGTCAATGGGGCCACCGAGGAGGAGCTGGATCACTCCTGGAAGGAAAACGAAAGTGACACCGGGCAATGGCTCGTTAACGAGAAAAAACGCTGGCAAGAGGGCCGGTTCAAGGCTCGTTATGCCGGCGATATGGCCGAGCTGCTCAAATACCGTACGCTCCAGTTCGATGAAGGCTGGCCGGTGATCGAGGGGCGACATGTGTTGTCCACCGAGCTTTTGCAGCATCTTGCCGATGAGCTGGGTAAGCCGTTCATGCAGATGATGAGTCTGGGCCATGACGGGACGGTGATTTTCGACAAGGCGATACCGCTGGGTTTTGATGAACGTCAGTCGATCCTCGCCCAAAGCGCCAGTGCGTTGCCGCCAGCATCGTTGAGCGATCAGCAAACGCGCCGGTTGTCCGTCGTTGAGCTTCTGGAGCGCCTCGCCAAAGGTGATTTTGAAGTCGCTCAATTGAGTCCCCTGCAACGTCTGCTGCTGGGGGGCTTGACCGGTGCGACGGCCTTGGATAATCGCAGCTTCGATGCGGTACGCCCGCAGTTGGATAACCTGGCCAACAACGTCGCGAACCAGGGAAGCGCCGGCGGCTATGCAACGATCGAGCATGCGTTGTACCAACGTAAGGCGCCGGCTTTTCTGGCCGGGCTTGCCAGTGCGGCCGAGTATCCGCCAGGGCATGAGGAGACCGCCCTGGCCCTGAAGAAAAACGCCCTGGAGCAGCCTTTGACATTGCGCCAATGGGGCCAGCACGTCGCCCGGATCCGCCAGGTGGCGAAGCTTGAATACCGTGTCCGGGTCGTTGAACGCCTCGGTACTGTCCTGGACGATTTCGATGCCGACACAATCAAGCTTGTACCTCAGGATCTGCTGCTCCAGGGCGATGGCGACAGGGTGGGCGGACGTTGTTATCCCTTGGCCCTGGCAATGGCGGCAGCCTTGTCGCAGGACAAGGTTGCGTCAACACCTTGCGTGAGCGGTTCTACCTGGGGGTGATCGAGCCTCAGGCCAGTGATTCGCAGACGTTCCTCAACTGCGTGGAGTCGTTGCGCGACGTGCAGATCGGCGACGTCGGCCGTGGGTTGGCGCGCTCGGATCTGAATGCGGTGGTGGACATTCTGCAAGCCAGGACCACGACCAGCACGCTGATGCTCAACTCCGATAATCACGCCATGCTGGTGGCCAAGACCCTAGAGGGGGAGCGCAGTACGTATCACTTCTACGATCCGAACTTTGGCGTATTCGAGTTCCAGCAGGCGACACGCTTCAGGCAAGCCTTGGAGCAGTTCTTCCTTCAGCACGAGATGGCCAGTTATTACGCCGCGTATGGCGATGCGGCGCGCCCGACCTTCGATCTCATCGACCTGGACGGTGCCAAGGTGGCGAGCCTGGCATTGTCTGGTGCAATTGATGTTTCCAAACTGCTGCAACCCGGCGCGCTGCCCGGGCAGGCGCTGCGCCCGGTCAGGCAGCGCCTGGCCAATGCCCGGGGGCAGTCGCTGCAGAGTAATCCTCGACTGGGCAACTGTCTGCTGGCGCTGGATGGCCAGTGGTGGGGGCAACAGATCGCGCAGGCAACGGCCCATCTTCAGCAGGCGGGTCAATTGGCATCAGGCCTTGTGCCGTTGTTCGAAACCCTGGAGGTCATGTCGAACGGATCGTACCGCATAAGCCTGATCGATCCTGAGAGTCCCGAGCACCTGGTACGGGTCGTCACTGACGACCATCGACTCTTGCGTATAAAAAGCTACCTCTCGGAACGTTTTTCAGCCTTGGCCAATAAACCGTCCGTGCCCAGCGATCCCACCGAAGTGGGCAGCGTCCATACCCTGAACGCCGGTTTCGCCATACAGGCATTGATGAATGCATTGAGACGGCAGGAAGGGCCTGATCGCTCCCTGACGCTGGCGGTGCGCTTGCATGGCTATGTCAATTACGCGCAATTGGTTCACGGCAACGTGGTGGATATCGCGGGCCTGGTGGGGCTGGTGCGTCAGGCACTGGCTGAAGAAAAACTGATTGCCCGTACCGTCGCGCCAGTGGTGAAGGCGGCGGTGGGAAGCAGCGTGAGCGAAGCGACAGGGGGGCTGCTGCAA is drawn from Pseudomonas rhizophila and contains these coding sequences:
- a CDS encoding precorrin-8X methylmutase — translated: MLDYIRDGQEIYRNSFAIIRAEANLARIPADLEKLAVRVIHACGMVEAVDGLQFSEGAGTAGRQALAAGAPILCDARMVSEGVTRARLPANNPVICTLRDESVPALALELGNTRSAAALELWRPHLEGSVVVIGNAPTALFYLLEMLDAGAPKPALILGFPVGFVGAAESKAMLAANSRGVPFVIMQGRLGGSAMAAAAVNALATEIE
- a CDS encoding precorrin-2 C(20)-methyltransferase, encoding MQQPGRLIGLGVGPGDPELITVKALRLLRESPVVAYFVAKGKKGNAFGIIEAHLQEAQTLLPLVYPVTTEALPAPLSYEQVIADFYDTAAEQLAVHLDAGRDVAVICEGDPFFYGSYMYLHDRLAERYDADVIPGVCSMLGGASVLGAPLVYRNQSLSVLSGVLPHDDLKRRLADADAAVIMKLGRNFPKVRQVLQELGLDGRALYVERATMANQKIVPLDEVEPMSSPYFSLIIVPGERWQG
- the cobJ gene encoding precorrin-3B C(17)-methyltransferase, producing MTSKVPAIVILGPGSLATARRIQQRYPDALIHGLSGRVEGVDRPYHEFGATLRELYQQDTPIIALCAAGIVIRTLAPLLLEKGVEPPVLAVAEDGSAVVPLLGGLGGVNVMARDIATALQVTPAITTSGELRFGTCLLNPPSGYSLGDLEQGKRFVSDLLAGESVRIEGAAPWLAQAQLPEDERARLAIRIDSAAGTPAADELRIYPRNVLVALSAGASADIGAILEQAGLAPQSLACLLAADSDMARPELHETASALGVPLRFAATNGNLETGLSDALGQPASLQVMGSHAIAVAEQPLDPEQIGRPRGRLAVIGLGPGAAELMVPAVRAELDRATDVLGYETYVRMAGPFRPDQVQHCTDNREEMQRARHAFELAAQGRSVVVVSSGDPGVFAMAAAVLEALHESTDAHWHSVDLQILPGVSASLATAAQAGAPLGHDFCVMSLSDNLKPWSIIEKRLDLAAEADLALAFYNPISRSRPWQLGRALEIVAQHRTPHTPVVLGRDIGRPGQTLRVTTLGQLTPDQVDMRTMVLIGSSTTCVFPRAEGGDWVYTPRWYGSKPL